Genomic window (Tamandua tetradactyla isolate mTamTet1 chromosome 3, mTamTet1.pri, whole genome shotgun sequence):
TTTGGGTAAAATACCAGTTGCAGTTTTGAATATCTGGGGTTAacacaaaatgtgctatattttTATAGCACAAAGAAAAAGCCTGCTAATGTGGAGGGATTATATAAGGGTTGTAGCCTACCTAAATacctaaatttaaaaactaatgttttattttgatttttaagaatTAAGAAGTGGTCTGTAAAGGATTCACATGTTTCATCTGTAGTATAATGAAATGTTTACAGAAAGAtaactttttcattaaaatatttttagaaatgcgTGTGTTGTTTCATCACTTCATGGAGTTCATGTATCTGTATTAGTACTTATAACGAAGTAACAGGAAACAACCAGGGATTATgcatttttcattattaaatatgtAGATCCTgctaaacaaaaaatataaatagatggCTATGGGAAATATATATGGAAGAAGGTACCAACTTAGTTGAAATTTTGTGACCACTTATTTGTTGCTTATAAGGACAAAATCTGGAGGTAGACTATGAGATACTCCGGTGtcagttttttgggggggagggaatAAGTCATCACTGAACAAGATAGAAGGCATGTGAGGATATTTAGCTATTAATAGGTTTGTAGGATATTTTGCTTGTGTTTGAATACTGGTTTCAAATTCTGCACAGTTAAAGAGATTGTATGCTTTATAACTCCAGTTTGATGAGTCCTAAAACAACTTCATAGAGCAAGAGCACACTTTGTTCCACCAAAGTACATCTACTTTTATATTCTCACAGTGAAAATACATTGTTAAAAACTATGAAAGATTTCAGATGACAAGATTAAAAGCTTCAAATAtaccatgttccttcccataaCTAAGTTTTGTGAATTCTTTTGTAAAGGTAGGATCCTTTTCTATATTAGGTTGATTAAATTGAACAACAGGTTTAAAGGCAGTGAAGTAATGGGTGAAGTAGGTCATTTTTGCTTATCACATCAAAACTAGCATCAGGTAATACGAAGGGTGCATTGAAATGGACGCTTTTTGGTTGAGTGTCAGTGGGTCAAGTTCTGAAAACTAGCCATGCAATGAATTGACTCCCATACTAATTAGCTTCCAGCAATTTATTGTAAAGACAGCAAGTATGGACATACAACACTATATATACAAGGGTGTTGAGAGCTTTGAGCTATTTTTAAAGGTAATGCAAATTATTTCACTACATGTACTCATGGGTCTATATAGCCATTAAGATTCATTTTTAAAGGGGGACTTGAATTCATAGATGAAGGTGAGGGATTCTAACATAAGTAGCTATAGCTGGAGGTTACAGTGcaggtgattttaattttaaattttctgggttaatgataatttaaaaaaatctaatcagTTGTCTTTAATCTCAGATTCTTAGGCCCTCATTTAAGTGGCACTGCAGGAAAACGGTTCTTTTGTTTTACGTCTGATTTCTTAATCGGGTTTTGTGTGTCAGAAATTTAAACTCTGTGACCTTAAGCAGGTTACTTGGGTTTTTTAATTGCTGGCTCCTTTTTGACAGTTTTATGTCATGGGACCCATTCATAGATAGTTGTTAAGTGCATACAATGTGATTTagtaaaatgtgctttgaaaattgagGTTTAGTGACAGTTTAACTTCTAGATTTGAAGTTTTGTATAAATGTGATTTTGAGATTTGCAACAGTAATTTGATATTAAGATTGTGATTTTTAGACGGTGAGTCATTGTTACACTACATAGTGAAGGAAATGCTGTTtcagttattaaaaattaaatatgtaactTTCTCCCCATCAAAGTTCTTACACTTGTTAAATTCTATCCAGATTAAGAACTCTTGTTCTTGccaatttcttttttgtaaaatggTGATGACACCCACCCTTAAAGATTGAAGGTAAAATATGGTAGTGGGCATAAAAGCAGTTCATGTACTACATGGCTCAGTTTCTAAAACAATTATTGGTGATAGTGCGAACTGTCTTAGCAATATCTAGGTGACAAAGTTATTTATGCTAAGCTGTTTGTGCTTTTTACATTAAAGATCATAAAGATTCAaccttaaaactttttttttccagttcccaAATTTTATTGCCATCACCTGAAAACAAACTGTCCTATTATTTAAGCTATTTAGAATAGGATGGAAGTTACTGTTTTGTAATAAGTTCCTGAGGGTTAGATACAGAAACATGGACATGGCAGGGGCTGTAAGGTACATCTGAACTGCTTCAAAAGCAACCGcaaaaaaatgcagattttaaatACAATGGTTGATTAACACTTCAAATTAAAGGCATGGGTTCTGTAATGGTTTAACAGTTGGGTAGTCCGATTTAGTGTGGGGAAAGTCTTCAGATAAAGGAAACTAGACTTACTCTGGTCAGATAGGTTAGGATTTGAGGTTTTATTTTGGAAATCTATGTTGCTCAAGAAATTGTAGATAGTGTAGGAAGGGTGTGTGTTATCTTGTATGCACTGGGCAAGATATTTTGAAATAGTGTGAAGAACAGTGCACGTGAATCATGGTGTCAGCTGGCAGGCTTTTACGGGTCTGTTCTGTTTACCCAGCGTGCACTTTCTGCTTCCAGTAAATAACAGCCAGTTGCAGGTGCTTTAGAAGAGGCTAAGGGATTTTTCCACTCTCCCTCCAACCAGTGCTTAGGTTAGGTGCTATTCAGTGTCCAGTAGTGCTTGAAGTCAGTTTCATCCTTGGGCTTTCCAGTCATCTACACAAactttgattttgattttggCTTCTATTACTGAAAATCAAACCTAATAAGGCTGAAGAAAATTATAGAGTGCTTACTGGGAGCTAGGCACAGTGCTTTTCATGAACTACTAGTAACggttccattttatagatgaggaaacaatgCCTAGGAGTGCTGAAATAGTTGATTTGCTGGACAGCATACTAAGTAAAATGGCAGAAATTCATCCAGTCTGGTTACAAGGCTCATGGAGCTACACAAATTGCTTCTGATTGATTGATGGGGCTTCTAGCTTATTTGCATATGGTGCTAATTACAAGTGTACACTTAACCTCCAATGTTAAGTGACTacattatttcctcattttatcttattttaaaagaaaattctaaaactttattttaaaagaaaattctaaaactttAGCATGTATGAACAAGACTGTTTAAATGAAACTATGATCGGTGCATAAAGAGCTTTTGCATAGCATGCAGATTATCCAGTATGATTTTGAGGAACTTTGTTTTTGCAGTCTCAGTGTGCACCATAGATCCTGTCAAGCTCCTGAAGTGTCCAAAAGTCAACTGATCTTCCTACCTAGACCTCTATCAATAGTCTTCCCTCTTACCAAATCCATTCTTCTAGTTGTTGAGGTCCTTGCCACCCAACATTTGTTCTATCAGGAAAGTATTTTTTACCTTTCAAACATGCAAAATTCAATGCCTTCTCATTACCTCCCTTGCTGTCACCCTAGATTAAGCTACCAAGCTATCACTTGGGGTTATCGAGAGCCTGCTGACTGGCCTCCCAGCTCCCACCAATACCCTCTAGGCTTTTTCAGTACACAAACCAGAGGCAGTTTTTAAAGAAACCAGTCagtctgggatctgttctgtaacagatgaagtgtgctttgaaaattttttctttgcttttgtatatatatttttcaataaagttaaaaaaaaaaaaaagctgcttaaGTCCTGTAGGCCCCCCACTTCACATGGTAAGAGTCCTCAAGAAGGATTAATAAGGTTCTTTGCCATGATAGTTCCTatccttcctccttttggtcatttTGTCCTTGTTCTTTCTCATAGTGGCCTCAAGGCCTTTGGACTTGTAGTGTTCTGTCTTCGATGTCCTTTCAGTAAAGGGAATGGCTTGCTCTCCCACACCTTCAAGTGCTGCCACCTCAATGAAGCTTTTCTATTTATAACCATATTTTAAATGGTGTTACTTCCCTTTTCACTGGTCTTCCCAATCTTTTCCCTTCTAGCATACTAGAGTGTTTCCTGCTTACCCCTACTAGAATGGAAATTTTAGGAAGGCTGGAATGTTTTGGCCATTCATTATAAATATActgtatatttataaatgaataaatgttttcaaGTCAAAAGTATAGTGTTTTCCTTGATTTGAGAGGACCTATTTGCTGTTGAAGTGATAAATATCTTCACGATATATTTTCTCTATATCCCTAGCACCAAAAGTTTACTAAAATGCTTtgtgttttcaaagaaaaattctgaaaatgtaaACATCTGAATGTGTTAAATGTATTATTGTTTAATGTCTTATGGAAAATACTGTGTGAATAAACTCGAATTCTGAAGAAATAGTTTAACTGTCATATTATTCCTTTATTAGTACCAACTTTTTAAACCAAACTGTGTTTTGCCAGAGTTGAACAATTTCATATAAAAAAACACTATTTTTCATATAGTATTATAAAAAAGTACATAGTGGTTAGTTTTGCAGCAATTTGCTTTTAGCCAGATGTCATATATAAATCTATGAATGTCACAAATGAGATAAGAACagtataaataagtttttgtagTATTTACACTTACACAGGAAAAAACTAGCCCAAAcagtgttctaagaaataaaatttgcagTTAAAGTGAAACTACTGGTTCAGCATAGTGAcaacttttattttaatgcttCTTGAAGTTTTATATTCTATACTAAATTTTGGCTATGATTTTGCATAGAATTCCTTATAAAGTATGACATTTCTGCATTTCACATCATAGTAGGAGCTTTTAGTATAACAGTACAAAAAACACTAGCCCAGAAAAGGTCAGATCCTCCCAAATCTAGTTTTTCTTAACATCTGGCTTCTTACTTTTGGGAACAAGGAATACATTGCCATCTCTTGTTTGCTGCAGGGAGTATTCACTAGGAGAATAAGGTTTTCCATCTTCATCACGAAGCATGCTGAAGACCTCAAGATACAAGGTGCTGAGTTGTTTCTTCAGTAGATGGAGGCTTttgtcattttctcctttttctttgagCAATTTTTCTTTCTCGTCTTTTAAATGATCCAAATCTTGCTCCAGTTCTActatattttccagttttctttttctgcaattcTGAGCAGCCACTTTATTCTTACCTCTCCTACGAATATCTCGAATTAATGCAAGTTGAGCCTCATTGAATTGCTCCTTGGACATCATTTCATTGAAGTCATCAACAGGGAGGTTAATGATTTTTTCTACAGGGAAAGGGATATGAAGAGCTTTTGCCCTTAGCTCATCTCTCGTGAGGTGAGCCTCCAAGCGGCTTGAATGTTTGTCTTTTGTGAATGGGGTTTTTCGATGACCAAGACTTACAGGCAATTCTTTCTTTGGTGTGTTTTCACACTGGACATCACGCACTGGAGCATTGGGCCTCTGAGATGGTGACAGAGGTTGGACTATGTCCCCAGAAGACGGTACTGGCTGTGTTTTAAGACCATTCTGTTTGACACTTTCAGGGGCACTGTCCGTCTCTTCCATTTCAGAATCACTGAGGCCAAGTGATGTGTCTCCATAGATGGAAGATTCCACTGAGTGTTCTGGTGATGCCATACTGGGACTTGTGTTCAGTGAGATGCCAGAGTCAGAATCATTGAACTCTCCTGTGCTTTCAGGGTGGTTCTGATTGAAAGCTTTACAAAGTGATAGGTTAGAAACATCGATGGGCCCATGTAGAAGTTCAGTGAGTGACTGGCTAAAAGTAGCAGAGGAGGGCATGCTGTTGCTGCTACTGGGCTCTGCTatgaaagcagaataaaattcatcaCCGAAATCTGTGTTTATGGTGGTACTTGAATCTGAGTTCACTGTTAGTTGGTTGGGGTCTTCTGTAGAGAGGATGCTGCCAAAGGAATCttcaaaaacacagagaaaatgtgGATCGCAGTCACCTACTTCTTTTTCCAGTGAAGGGACTGATGAGTAGAAATAACTGTTGTCAATTTCTGTCAGTTTGGTTTCTGGACTTGGAACCATGCTAGTCTCAACCACCTTGTCATTTTGAATATTAAGACACTGCATGGAAAAGAAGGTTATGCTATATAAGTCAAAGTTTAATTTTAACTCAATAAGAGTAAGCTCATAATCCATATCTGAGGATAACCTTAGGtaaactccccacccccactctttCCAAGGTGTTCTCTATAGTTCAGAGGTAAATTCCCATTGCCAACAGATACTTATGTCTAAGCATATGTATTTTCAGAATCTCTGGACCAGACTTCAGATCTATCCTTAAGGTACCCAGCTCACTAAAGGAACAAAAGGGCACGTTAAATGAGCATGGGCATCTCTCATGACTAATTTAAAAGCACACTCCATTCCTTTCTGTAAGTAGgtgacataaataaaaattatggcTAATTTAAAACCTTTCAATATAAAGTAGTGTTTAGTTCTATTAGATCTTAGTTACCTGTAATTCTGGAATGGATAATAGCTCCTCCCAAACTTGCTCAATGTCCTGTGACATATTGTCTAAGTCAGCAGAGGTTGGCTGAAGGACAGGAGTTTCAGGTGTCTGAGCTTGATTAGGAGTAATGAAGACTGGGCTCTCAATGTGGCtggaaatatcaggaacaaatgTTTGAAATGTTGCTGAAGAAACCTAAAATTGACAAAGAAGGTATTTATCTACATGTATCTActatcaacagtgaatgagtgaGCTCTAAGACATCATCACAACACTAAACTGGAATCACTTAAATTCTGTATTCCTCTATTAACTTCTGAATAATGAAACAATTCATTCCTGCTAAACTGACTTGAAATTTGCTTAACTGTCTATACATTTGAAGGTGAACTTCAAAATGGGTAAGAGCAATCTTAAGGATTTAAGTGTTACCTCTATATAATATCTGGTGCAATGCTtcaaacaacatattaaaattcttGATTGAACTGATACTGGTTTTGCCCAGCTTGCTTTTTActcatcaaaatttatttttaggtaCCTGTAACAAATGAGTTACATATTTTCATAGTTATCCGTGTTTCCAGTTATGGAGTAGTAAATGTTTTCAGTGTTGTATTGTGTGACTCTTTTTTGTTAAGCTTTTTTTAAATTGCCAGGTTTTCTTTGGCTAAGAATTCCTTGACAAAATTTCCTCCTAaaattttttcctcattctttctttcaaagtGAGATACATTAAAGGCAAATGGAGATAACAGTAAAGGGACATGTACAGAACATAATCAGTTGTAGAATTTTGCCGTTAACCAAATGTTTATACCTCATTGCCATCTACAAATGGGAATGTCTCTGCCAAAAGCTGCATACAGTCATCAAAGTATAAAGCATCTGGTTTGGGAATGTGGGCAACCTGGATAAAAGGGAAGGATagagaggaatttaaaaaaagtgttaaatGTAACCACTGCCAAACTAGTTTTCATCATAGTGCTCATAAAATACTTACAATCTagttcatcaaatatttttcttgtttctcaaaTCAGTTTGGGGTAGTAGTAATGAAAATAGATTAAAGTCAGACTAGGCTACCCTAATGTGGTCGAGTTAAGTTAGCCATTATGACTTTCAGCTGTTCATCTGTGTATTAGATGGGGTAACAGCATCCAATTCATATAGTTATCTTGattaaatcagttaatataaagagaacagtgcctggcacatagtaagtgctttaAGTAATACTACTGGTTCCACTGCCACTACTGCTCTTGCTGCCACTTGATCTTTACATGACCTTCTTGTAGCTTACAAACTCTTTGATGCAGTTTATGTCCTCCTAATTCTCATAGAGTTACTGTGAGAATACAGGCCAGGTATTGAACTAATAGTAATAAGGAATCTGAGGTTGGGAAGGTGACTTGACAAGGTCAAGAAGACACAGATGTAAAGCTTGAACTCGAATCTAGATGTTTTTAAACTCCTAGGTCTACGTTCTTTCCTTAAACCCTACCATACATGAACTGAGTCCTACTGGTACCTGGGAGTAGTTGGCAGATCCACTGGTTTCTGTTTGGATGTGTTGGGTTGGCTGGATTGGAAGGAATTCACCTGTCTCTTCATCTAGTTGCAGCTGAGCATAAAAGgctttctcttgctcctttcggagttgttcttgtttttccttttcaagctttttttgtttttccagctCATATTCCTTCCGTCGCTGACTGAAGTCAAATACTTCACGACTTACCCCAAGATCTATATCTTGTCTCCAAAGTATGTCAATTAAATCCATGTCCTGTGTTTAAGAGACCAAACAAAGAGGGAACAAGACTATGGTTAAATTGTTTTTAAGTAGTAGATACCACATAAGCTAATTCATATTACACTACTGTTGACTGGGGGAGAGGGGGGGTTACAAGCAAGAAATGAATGGGAAGATGGATCCAATGTTCTAAGATTCCACTCATTGAATCCATTCATTAAAAACACACAACAGACAAGTTAAACTCACAGCCATCCAATATCATCATTTACAACTTGGATTATCTGACTAGGTGACGGTAGAGGTCACCAAAGGGCAAAGTAACAGATGCTGCACATTAAAGTATTTGAATTAAAAGATTGAATTTACACACTTAAATGGAATACCAACATTAGAATGAATATTCCAAGCGATTGGTTTATTCTGAGAAAGGCTGTTAGGAAAAGTCACTGAATACacggactttttttttctaaacttgcTCAGCAAATATATAGTTTGTAGGAGGAAACCCCTAAATTAAATTGCCAATCTAGCAGTTGTGAAATACCAccattctttttgtctttcttacattggattgatttttttcccccgtCATTTTTTGCTACTCTTGTCTTAGTGGCTCACCtattaaaacaatttctttttggGAATTTTAGCTCCCAAGACATGAACAAGGTAAAAAGAAGTCCTAGTTAGCAACAGTCTTGTGACATATGAAGTAAGTGGCTGCCtaccaaaagaaatgaagaaggggCTCTTTCCCAAACACTGGGTCCACCAGTTTCATTGCTGAGAAATGAAtgaccatttattttaaaaagaaatgatcctAGAGAAGGAATGAAGGTATTAAGCTGGGTttcccccctcaccccccatggaaagaagaaagataataAGTTTCAAGATAATGAGGAGAAGCTTAAAATGAGGGAATGGTTATTCTGATGTAGTAAAAAAAATGTGGGATGAGAATTTGAGACTTCATGACCAAGATAGGCCTAGGTCATTTGGGTTAGATTTTCCTAACCAAAACACTCAAAAgcaatttttctgatttttaactttAGTGTTTGAAAAAGTCTAAATAGGTAGGAAATTTAAGACCATTTCCATTTAACCTATCACCTATattgaaagtaataaaataaaattgagattcTCTGGAAAAAATCAACATGGGAAAATGAGAGTTCTGGCTGAAGGCCAGTGCATACAGCATGCACAGACTTCAAACTTTGTCTTTTGGTGCCGCTGATGGTTGGAGGCACTGGGATTCCCAGTATGTCTAGAACTCTACTTTCAGCcttccaaggacaaaaataacatGGTTGTTGCCTTAGTGAACAGTCAAGCTATTTTTACCCAACCATGCAGGAGCAGAGCAGGACACCCAGCCTGGAGGCAGCACAGCTAGCTAGACGACAAAAGCCACCTTCACACTTGCTTGAAATTTGGTGCTGGAATCTTAGCTGTGAAACCCTGTTCATGAAGTTCAGTATTATCCTCTCTTTGAATGGTATAATACATGGTGTAAAACACACACAGTAAGGTACAGTTAAAACAGCACCTGAGGCTCTTTAAAACTGGCTACAGCATATTTAGTTTTAAAGCTAATATCTAATAAGGGCTTCCTATGTACCAGGCCCTGCTCTAGGGGTTTTACATATACaaattaatcctcaaaacaaagaTGAAATATCACTTCTATTTTAATGATAAGGGCAGTGTGGTTTAGAAAGAAGGGATATGATTTGAAAGTGGCTGACCAAGTATACATACCCAGGCAGCCTCACTAGGAGGCTCAGGCTTTTTAAAACCAGTAGCTTAcactaaaaatgcaaaatttgatCACTGGCCAGGGGGGGTTCCTAAACTGGGAAGATATAAAATCCATCATAATGGATATACTTTGCCTTGACATTTCGGTGTCGTGATGGAGTGgccgttttttttttcttaatcttttttattgtatagtataacatatatacaaagcaaagaaatacaaaagcaatagttttcaaagcactcttcaacaagcagttacaggacagatcccagagtttgtcttagTAGCCGGTTTTGTTAGATTGGATTAAGCACATGCCACATGGATCGGTTTCCTGGCCATGAGTAACAAAACCGCATTCAGTTAGAGGGCCAGATATGAGAGCATTCAGTCATACATGGCTGTCTTCTCAGAGCTTCCCAACTAAAATAAAGCATGAGAATACTTTCTATTTAAAGAGTGACTTGTTTCCATTTTAATGGGCTATTTACGTAAAGATAATCTTGCCAAAGAGAAGGTCCAAGGCatagagaaatatattttcaaattctgatTAAGGCTGAGCCATTTTTGCTCAGTGAATTTAGGTCTTCTAACCAGACTTTTCTCTAAACTGGAGCTATACGACCAGAGTATTAGGGAGGCACTCCGTGTATTCACATCTCCTAAATGCCAGCACTAAGAAGAAATGCATTGTTACAACAATCTTAACAGAGCTCTAGTTTCTCATTCTATAAAAACAGGCGGTACCTACTACCATCGCTCTCATGAAATGGTGTGGAAAATGTGTTGTGCTCTTCCGAAGATCGATAAAAGAAACCCAAATACTTGTGTCTGCACTCAGGGAGGTGTCCCTCCCTCGCTTCCTGCAGACTGTACTCTCAGCTGGGGAGTCTTCTTTGTTAAGAGATCCCAGAATAAAAAACAGTATCCAGTTATGACTTTCATACAAGAATTCAGAGAGCACTGAAGTAATCTAAGTTAGGAACAACTGCTCACAGATCTGACTGTTCCAGAGTATCCCTAGAATCCAGTCCTCGTGGATGGGAGGAAAGTCTAATGGAATTTACTCTAAATTATCAATGGTAACCGTACCAAGAGTTggtattctttctttttgtgtctgagaGGTTCAGATGGTTTATCTATAAATTTAATGTAAGTATACCACCACCTTACCCCATCATACAAATACAGTGCATCAAATGAGATATATGTGGGAAAGAACCTCTATAAATGTGAAGTCTGTAAGTGTTATGCATGTTGACAGCCACAATCCCTTCCGCTTGCTATAGAAGAGACAAATCCTAGgccagtgaataaaaatgaagttatggACCTAAGAGTAATGAGCGCTGAGATAACTTTGGGAGTGGTAGATGGATGGCAAGAATGAACTagataacttgtccaaagtcttGGATAAACTTCCTCAAAGCAGTGAAGTCGCTTGGTTCCTCTTCACAGTAAGTTTGAAATTGATTATTAGCCATGTGcaatatgttttgaaaatttttaaaaaaagtatttgctctgagatggtggaatggtagcccatgacaaactctggaatatgtCCTGTAACtgtgttgaaatgtgctttgaaaacttgtgttttttctttgttttgtatatatgttatttttttttacaattaaaaaaaagagagtgagagagatacTTTGAGCAGAGAGaatttagagaagctaagaaagaataACACcccagggagaagcaagaaggccACTC
Coding sequences:
- the NFE2L2 gene encoding nuclear factor erythroid 2-related factor 2 isoform X1; amino-acid sequence: MDLIDILWRQDIDLGVSREVFDFSQRRKEYELEKQKKLEKEKQEQLRKEQEKAFYAQLQLDEETGEFLPIQPTQHIQTETSGSANYSQVAHIPKPDALYFDDCMQLLAETFPFVDGNEVSSATFQTFVPDISSHIESPVFITPNQAQTPETPVLQPTSADLDNMSQDIEQVWEELLSIPELQCLNIQNDKVVETSMVPSPETKLTEIDNSYFYSSVPSLEKEVGDCDPHFLCVFEDSFGSILSTEDPNQLTVNSDSSTTINTDFGDEFYSAFIAEPSSSNSMPSSATFSQSLTELLHGPIDVSNLSLCKAFNQNHPESTGEFNDSDSGISLNTSPSMASPEHSVESSIYGDTSLGLSDSEMEETDSAPESVKQNGLKTQPVPSSGDIVQPLSPSQRPNAPVRDVQCENTPKKELPVSLGHRKTPFTKDKHSSRLEAHLTRDELRAKALHIPFPVEKIINLPVDDFNEMMSKEQFNEAQLALIRDIRRRGKNKVAAQNCRKRKLENIVELEQDLDHLKDEKEKLLKEKGENDKSLHLLKKQLSTLYLEVFSMLRDEDGKPYSPSEYSLQQTRDGNVFLVPKSKKPDVKKN
- the NFE2L2 gene encoding nuclear factor erythroid 2-related factor 2 isoform X2 produces the protein MMDLELPPPGLPSQQDMDLIDILWRQDIDLGVSREVFDFSQRRKEYELEKQKKLEKEKQEQLRKEQEKAFYAQLQLDEETGEFLPIQPTQHIQTETSGSANYSQVAHIPKPDALYFDDCMQLLAETFPFVDGNEVSSATFQTFVPDISSHIESPVFITPNQAQTPETPVLQPTSADLDNMSQDIEQVWEELLSIPELQCLNIQNDKVVETSMVPSPETKLTEIDNSYFYSSVPSLEKEVGDCDPHFLCVFEDSFGSILSTEDPNQLTVNSDSSTTINTDFGDEFYSAFIAEPSSSNSMPSSATFSQSLTELLHGPIDVSNLSLCKAFNQNHPESTGEFNDSDSGISLNTSPSMASPEHSVESSIYGDTSLGLSDSEMEETDSAPESVKQNGLKTQPVPSSGDIVQPLSPSQRPNAPVRDVQCENTPKKELPVSLGHRKTPFTKDKHSSRLEAHLTRDELRAKALHIPFPVEKIINLPVDDFNEMMSKEQFNEAQLALIRDIRRRGKNKVAAQNCRKRKLENIVELEQDLDHLKDEKEKLLKEKGENDKSLHLLKKQLSTLYLEVFSMLRDEDGKPYSPSEYSLQQTRDGNVFLVPKSKKPDVKKN